A region from the Oceanidesulfovibrio marinus genome encodes:
- a CDS encoding Smr/MutS family protein, with protein sequence MPKNKLNHFSELDKSRFPKGSKKNKPKKPALHQRQEDSAPQEEPDDMAMFCNAMQDVTPLGDERKSRTAPICDTPADTPQLQLQLQDPRDEDHEVKKRLMDLVTGKLEFSLEYSDEFIQGHVKGLDLKLLGKLKAGTYSPEAHLDMHGMTLEQAYDNMVDFIRYHYLEGKRTVLLIPGRGRNSPDGQSILRRAVQTWLTRDPFKRVVLAFCTARPQHGGAGALYVLLRKHRKAAGKIVWDRVPTDIESFE encoded by the coding sequence ATGCCTAAAAATAAGCTCAACCATTTCAGCGAGCTGGACAAGTCCAGGTTCCCCAAGGGGTCCAAAAAAAACAAACCGAAAAAACCGGCGCTTCACCAGCGGCAGGAAGACTCCGCCCCGCAGGAAGAGCCGGATGACATGGCCATGTTCTGCAACGCCATGCAGGACGTCACCCCCCTTGGCGACGAGCGCAAGAGCCGGACCGCGCCCATATGCGACACCCCGGCCGACACGCCGCAGCTGCAGCTGCAGCTGCAGGATCCTCGCGACGAGGACCATGAAGTCAAGAAGCGGCTCATGGATCTGGTGACTGGCAAGCTCGAGTTTTCGCTGGAGTACTCGGACGAGTTCATCCAGGGCCATGTGAAAGGGCTGGACCTGAAGCTCCTGGGAAAGCTGAAGGCGGGAACGTACAGCCCGGAGGCCCACCTGGACATGCATGGCATGACCCTGGAGCAGGCCTACGACAACATGGTGGACTTCATCCGCTACCACTACCTGGAGGGCAAGCGCACCGTGCTGCTCATCCCGGGCCGCGGCCGCAACTCCCCGGACGGCCAATCCATCCTGCGCCGGGCCGTGCAGACATGGCTGACCCGCGACCCTTTCAAGCGCGTGGTCCTCGCTTTTTGCACGGCGCGTCCGCAGCACGGCGGAGCCGGAGCCCTCTACGTGCTCCTGCGCAAGCATCGCAAAGCCGCCGGAAAGATCGTCTGGGACCGCGTGCCCACGGACATCGAAAGCTTCGAGTAG
- the proC gene encoding pyrroline-5-carboxylate reductase gives METSLGCVGCGNMGAAILRGLSSLEGVSLHGVDMDAHRLKIVCEECNAQPSESAREMVRNVDYILLAIKPHQVQTLLKDLAPRLRPGQTLISIAAGLTLRQLKEYSSGSCPVVRIMPNTPAMVQAGMFAICLDDPDLVESQKQTVLEMFSTLGKTFVLEEAYFDAFTAVAGSGPAYVFYIMDAMVEAGVTLGIPRPMALDMVRGLFTGSSKLAEQTGRHLCELREMVTSPAGTTVEATNVLDKYAVRAAFVDAIDAACRRSKELGE, from the coding sequence ATGGAAACGAGCCTGGGCTGTGTTGGCTGCGGTAACATGGGGGCGGCGATCCTCCGCGGGCTTTCGAGCCTGGAGGGTGTCTCTCTGCATGGTGTGGATATGGATGCGCATCGGCTGAAGATCGTGTGCGAAGAGTGCAACGCGCAGCCATCGGAATCCGCGCGGGAAATGGTCCGCAACGTGGACTACATTCTCCTGGCGATCAAACCCCACCAGGTCCAGACGCTGCTGAAGGATCTTGCGCCGCGGCTGCGTCCCGGCCAGACGCTTATCTCCATCGCCGCAGGCCTGACGCTCAGGCAGCTCAAGGAGTACTCCAGTGGGAGCTGCCCGGTGGTGCGCATCATGCCCAACACGCCGGCCATGGTGCAGGCGGGCATGTTCGCCATCTGCCTGGACGATCCCGACCTCGTCGAATCCCAGAAGCAGACCGTGCTGGAGATGTTCTCCACCCTGGGCAAGACTTTTGTACTCGAAGAGGCGTACTTCGACGCCTTCACGGCCGTGGCCGGCTCCGGCCCGGCGTACGTGTTCTACATAATGGACGCGATGGTGGAGGCGGGCGTCACCCTGGGCATTCCGCGGCCCATGGCGCTGGACATGGTTCGGGGGCTGTTCACCGGCTCCAGCAAGCTGGCCGAGCAGACCGGCCGCCACCTGTGCGAGCTGCGTGAGATGGTCACGTCGCCCGCAGGCACCACCGTGGAGGCCACCAACGTGCTGGACAAGTACGCTGTGCGCGCCGCCTTTGTGGACGCCATCGACGCGGCCTGCCGCCGCAGCAAGGAGCTCGGCGAATAA
- the ndk gene encoding nucleoside-diphosphate kinase codes for MSERTLSIIKPDAVERNVTGAILKMIQDEGLKVVAMKMIHMTKEQAQGFYAVHRERPFFDSLTDFMCSGPVVVSVLEGDGAIARYRKLMGATNPENADEGTIRKQFALDVEKNSVHGSDGVETAAVEISYFFNRLEMVG; via the coding sequence ATGTCCGAACGCACTCTGTCCATCATCAAGCCTGACGCCGTGGAGCGCAACGTCACCGGCGCCATCCTGAAAATGATACAGGATGAAGGCTTGAAGGTTGTGGCCATGAAGATGATCCACATGACCAAGGAGCAGGCGCAGGGCTTCTACGCCGTGCACCGCGAGCGGCCGTTCTTCGACAGCCTGACCGACTTCATGTGCTCCGGCCCGGTAGTGGTCTCCGTGCTTGAAGGTGACGGCGCCATCGCCCGCTACCGCAAGCTCATGGGCGCCACCAACCCGGAGAATGCGGACGAGGGCACCATCCGCAAGCAGTTCGCCCTGGATGTGGAAAAGAACTCCGTACACGGTTCCGACGGCGTCGAGACTGCTGCTGTCGAGATCTCGTACTTTTTCAACCGTTTGGAGATGGTAGGGTAA
- a CDS encoding divergent polysaccharide deacetylase family protein — translation MIPQRSGTIAPDMPHHPSEHTPAGEGPLTVIAENRLGEAGGILLSSKSLILWGICLAALATGLLLFRLTGVADGSGRRPEAPPVENGTVMRSVVKRPTLQTANATAMPYEEALGGPLEESIKRVDYALIQNLLQLGYESDRMQLDHVETRTVSGSDYHFQQINFVLDESPAAFVENLKPLIDFWADEASLDQVNATTWRIAVLGRPTHQLDFLRRQDLVPGPKPTPSVNGPKIVIVIDDLGENVAFARDLANLGFPVTFAIWPRASHTREVAKIAQDAGLEIILHQPMEPISYPKTKPGPGAVYVRMTPDEVSATVAKNLELVPGAVGLNNHMGSRFTQDAEGVAAVLRVLKARRFMVLDSLTHPKSVFGRVANSMGVPGGTRDVFLDVVRSERSVLHQLIKAERIAEKKGSAIAIGHPFPETLAGLRQWVRTRDASITPVNLATLIAPGAATHARVEKSPKTR, via the coding sequence ATGATCCCGCAACGCAGCGGAACCATCGCACCTGATATGCCGCACCATCCTTCCGAACACACGCCGGCAGGCGAAGGCCCCCTGACCGTAATCGCAGAAAACCGGCTGGGCGAGGCGGGCGGCATCCTTCTCAGCAGCAAATCACTCATTCTCTGGGGCATCTGCCTGGCGGCGCTTGCCACTGGGCTGCTGCTGTTCAGGCTCACAGGCGTGGCCGACGGCAGCGGTCGGCGTCCGGAAGCACCGCCTGTGGAGAACGGCACTGTCATGCGCAGCGTGGTCAAACGGCCCACCCTGCAGACGGCCAACGCCACAGCCATGCCGTACGAGGAAGCGCTGGGCGGACCGCTCGAAGAGTCCATCAAGCGCGTGGACTACGCGCTCATCCAGAACCTGCTGCAGCTCGGCTACGAGTCGGACCGCATGCAGCTGGACCACGTGGAGACGCGCACCGTCTCCGGTTCGGACTACCACTTCCAGCAGATCAACTTCGTTCTGGACGAGTCGCCAGCGGCCTTTGTCGAAAATCTCAAGCCGCTGATCGATTTCTGGGCGGACGAAGCCTCCCTGGACCAGGTCAACGCCACCACGTGGCGCATTGCCGTCCTGGGCCGGCCCACGCACCAGCTCGACTTTCTCCGGCGGCAGGATCTCGTGCCCGGTCCCAAACCGACACCCTCGGTGAACGGCCCGAAGATCGTCATTGTCATCGATGACCTGGGCGAGAACGTGGCCTTTGCGCGCGACCTGGCCAACCTCGGCTTTCCCGTCACCTTTGCCATCTGGCCGCGTGCCAGCCACACTCGCGAGGTCGCCAAGATCGCCCAGGACGCCGGCTTGGAGATCATTCTCCACCAGCCTATGGAGCCGATCTCCTACCCGAAGACCAAGCCCGGCCCAGGCGCCGTGTATGTGCGCATGACGCCGGACGAGGTCAGCGCCACGGTGGCGAAGAATCTGGAGCTCGTGCCCGGAGCCGTGGGACTGAACAACCATATGGGCTCCCGCTTCACCCAGGACGCGGAAGGCGTCGCAGCGGTGCTGCGCGTGCTCAAGGCGCGCCGGTTCATGGTGCTGGACAGCCTGACCCACCCGAAGTCCGTGTTCGGCCGCGTTGCGAATTCCATGGGCGTGCCCGGCGGCACCCGCGACGTGTTCCTGGACGTGGTGCGCAGCGAACGCTCCGTGCTGCACCAGCTCATCAAGGCGGAGCGCATTGCGGAGAAAAAGGGCAGCGCCATAGCCATCGGCCATCCGTTTCCGGAAACGCTGGCCGGTCTGCGCCAATGGGTGCGGACACGCGACGCGTCCATAACGCCGGTCAATCTCGCCACGCTGATCGCCCCTGGAGCGGCGACGCACGCGCGCGTTGAAAAAAGTCCAAAAACCCGGTAG
- a CDS encoding S41 family peptidase: protein MRRHFIIVTLLFVLCMAVPAAAQDEGNRYDPLKRFSQVMDMVETYYVREVDRKELVDGAVRGMLQELDPHSAYMDKEEFSEMQVHTTGEFSGIGIEISMKNGRLVVVSPIEDSPAYRAGLKSGDIILEIDNTSTQDISLMDAVKMIRGPRGSDVTLTILHKNIKTPERVVITRDTIAIDSVKSMELEPGYLYLRLTKFNEHTSSEMQDAIAAAKKKGPLEGIILDLRDNPGGLLDQAVDVADAFLRDGKIVYIQGRSEASRKDFMAHDQSTDLDTNIVVLINAGSASASEIVAGALQDHERALLIGEPTFGKGSVQTIIPLSDGGGMKLTTALYYTPNGRSIQAQGIKPDLLIPMSAENEWDSLVTLHESDLSRHLENGNSKKKDSKHSEEARKLLENDNQLRISLKFVKNLDAMKAFY, encoded by the coding sequence ATGCGACGGCATTTTATCATCGTCACTTTACTTTTCGTTCTGTGTATGGCGGTTCCGGCCGCGGCCCAGGATGAGGGCAACCGGTACGATCCGCTCAAGCGGTTCAGCCAGGTCATGGATATGGTGGAAACCTACTATGTCCGCGAGGTTGACCGCAAAGAGCTGGTGGACGGCGCCGTCCGCGGCATGCTGCAAGAGCTCGATCCGCACTCCGCCTACATGGACAAGGAAGAGTTCTCCGAAATGCAGGTGCACACCACCGGTGAATTTTCGGGCATCGGCATCGAGATCAGCATGAAGAACGGACGTCTCGTGGTGGTCTCGCCCATCGAGGACTCCCCGGCCTACCGCGCCGGTCTCAAGAGTGGCGACATTATCCTGGAGATCGACAACACCTCCACGCAGGACATCTCCCTGATGGACGCCGTGAAGATGATCCGCGGCCCCCGGGGAAGCGACGTCACCCTGACCATCCTGCACAAGAACATCAAGACGCCCGAGCGCGTCGTGATTACGCGCGACACCATCGCCATCGACAGCGTGAAGTCCATGGAGCTGGAGCCCGGCTACCTGTACCTGCGCCTCACCAAGTTCAACGAGCACACCTCCAGCGAGATGCAGGACGCCATTGCCGCGGCCAAGAAGAAGGGGCCGCTGGAAGGCATCATCCTGGACCTGCGCGACAACCCCGGCGGGCTGCTGGACCAAGCCGTGGACGTTGCCGACGCCTTCCTGCGCGACGGCAAGATCGTCTACATCCAGGGCCGCAGCGAGGCTTCCCGCAAGGATTTCATGGCCCACGACCAGTCCACGGATCTGGACACCAACATCGTGGTGCTGATCAACGCCGGGTCGGCCTCTGCGTCCGAGATCGTGGCCGGTGCTCTGCAGGATCATGAGCGCGCGCTGCTCATCGGCGAGCCCACCTTCGGCAAAGGCTCGGTGCAGACCATCATTCCCTTGTCCGACGGCGGCGGCATGAAGCTGACCACTGCGCTGTACTACACGCCCAACGGCCGCTCCATCCAGGCCCAGGGCATCAAGCCGGACCTGCTCATCCCCATGAGCGCCGAGAACGAGTGGGACAGCTTGGTCACTCTGCACGAGAGCGACCTCAGCCGGCACCTGGAAAACGGCAACTCCAAGAAGAAGGACAGCAAGCACAGCGAAGAGGCGCGCAAGCTCCTGGAGAACGACAACCAGCTGCGCATCTCGCTGAAGTTCGTGAAGAACCTCGACGCCATGAAGGCGTTCTATTGA
- a CDS encoding murein hydrolase activator EnvC family protein produces the protein MRSIPLRLVLALLICCIVVPAVGAPVVFAKKDLKQQASSTKADVKRLTEQERTLHKDLAGIEDDMDALEKKIAGQEKKLAGLEKEEAAIGEKRDALEARRKETAKELTVLLRKLWPIHVLNKTQRGRAMESWDQADREFTWLAAIYKRVGVKMEDIREQNAALEATMQEQKKAADQARAELAAVNQDKDRLLEHKLDFNRRIAEVRKEKLSKEEELDQVLAAIQKMEYKLRREAERKAEEARQKKEAEEARKAEIARKAEEARKKAEAERLAEKKTAKVEQARAKFTLMPMPSVPPKKAVGGLKGRMPWPVERGNVRIGFKASANPPHRGVGLAVHEGEPVRAVAFGKVVHTDTMRGYGKVVVLVHGEEYYSLYAYLAETKVDLGEEVEAGQEIGTAGYFPELKGPGLYFELRFHQKAINPKAWLASLK, from the coding sequence ATGCGCTCGATCCCTCTCCGCCTCGTCCTCGCGCTCCTTATCTGCTGCATCGTCGTCCCGGCCGTGGGTGCGCCCGTGGTGTTCGCCAAGAAGGATCTCAAGCAGCAGGCCAGCTCCACCAAGGCCGACGTCAAGCGGCTCACGGAGCAGGAGCGCACGCTGCACAAGGATCTCGCCGGCATAGAGGACGACATGGACGCCCTGGAAAAGAAGATCGCAGGGCAGGAGAAGAAGCTGGCCGGCCTGGAGAAAGAGGAGGCGGCCATCGGCGAAAAGCGCGACGCTCTGGAGGCCAGGCGCAAGGAGACCGCCAAGGAGCTGACCGTGCTGCTGCGGAAGCTCTGGCCCATCCATGTGCTCAATAAGACGCAGCGCGGCCGGGCCATGGAGTCCTGGGACCAGGCAGACCGCGAGTTCACCTGGCTCGCCGCGATCTATAAGCGGGTGGGCGTGAAGATGGAGGACATCCGGGAGCAGAACGCGGCGCTGGAAGCGACCATGCAGGAGCAGAAAAAGGCCGCAGACCAGGCCCGGGCAGAGCTGGCCGCCGTCAACCAGGACAAGGACAGGCTGCTGGAACACAAGCTTGACTTCAACCGCCGCATTGCCGAGGTGCGCAAGGAAAAGCTCTCCAAGGAAGAGGAGCTGGACCAGGTTCTCGCCGCCATCCAGAAAATGGAGTACAAGTTACGGCGAGAGGCCGAGCGCAAGGCAGAGGAAGCACGGCAAAAGAAGGAAGCCGAGGAGGCCCGCAAGGCCGAAATTGCGCGCAAGGCCGAAGAAGCGCGCAAGAAGGCCGAGGCCGAGCGTCTGGCCGAAAAGAAGACGGCCAAGGTGGAGCAGGCGCGGGCAAAGTTCACGCTCATGCCCATGCCGTCCGTGCCGCCCAAGAAGGCCGTGGGCGGTCTGAAGGGCCGCATGCCCTGGCCTGTGGAGCGAGGCAACGTGCGCATAGGCTTCAAGGCCAGCGCCAACCCGCCGCATCGTGGGGTGGGTCTGGCCGTGCACGAGGGCGAGCCGGTCCGCGCGGTGGCCTTCGGCAAGGTTGTTCATACGGATACCATGCGCGGGTACGGCAAAGTGGTTGTTCTTGTGCATGGTGAAGAATACTATAGTTTGTATGCGTATCTCGCAGAGACGAAGGTTGATCTCGGCGAGGAGGTCGAAGCAGGTCAGGAGATCGGTACGGCGGGGTATTTCCCGGAGCTGAAAGGGCCGGGCCTGTATTTTGAATTGCGTTTTCACCAAAAAGCTATTAATCCAAAAGCTTGGCTTGCATCCTTAAAATGA
- a CDS encoding endonuclease III domain-containing protein, with amino-acid sequence MADALGPMRWWPADTPFEVAVGAILTQNTNWTNVKRAIDNLKDAEALDAAALHAMDAERLAELIRPAGYFRLKAGRLKNLVAFIAEECDMDVLALADMGLDEAREKLLTVRGVGPETADSILCYAAGMPTFVVDAYTARIANRHGLLPEDVSYDELREYFMDRLAPDPELYNEFHAQLVHVGNGWCKKKAPRCGEGCPLEPFLP; translated from the coding sequence ATGGCCGACGCCCTCGGCCCCATGCGCTGGTGGCCGGCCGATACCCCCTTCGAAGTGGCGGTGGGCGCCATCCTGACCCAGAACACGAACTGGACCAACGTCAAGCGCGCCATCGACAACCTCAAGGACGCCGAGGCCCTGGACGCAGCAGCCTTGCACGCCATGGATGCCGAGCGCCTGGCCGAGCTGATTCGTCCGGCCGGGTACTTCCGCCTCAAGGCGGGCCGCCTCAAGAACCTCGTGGCCTTCATCGCCGAGGAGTGCGACATGGACGTTCTGGCCCTGGCCGACATGGGGCTGGACGAGGCGCGGGAAAAATTGCTGACCGTGCGCGGCGTGGGGCCGGAAACGGCGGACTCCATCCTCTGCTACGCCGCGGGCATGCCCACCTTTGTGGTGGACGCCTATACCGCGCGGATAGCCAATCGCCATGGCCTGTTGCCCGAGGACGTCTCGTACGACGAACTGCGCGAATATTTTATGGATCGCCTCGCACCCGATCCGGAGCTGTACAACGAGTTCCATGCCCAGCTCGTGCACGTGGGCAATGGCTGGTGCAAGAAAAAAGCGCCCCGCTGCGGCGAGGGCTGCCCCCTGGAGCCGTTCCTTCCCTGA
- a CDS encoding 50S ribosomal protein L11 methyltransferase, which yields MTASDQQYIQRVDIVAPMDMDDLVTAELFDEAPFGWEETDLADGFKRFRLHFEKEEHANRVANHLRALWTNVSVAVEAVPRRDWALAWREYFNAVTCGEDFIIVAPWMAEEAEQGRVVGRIPIIIEPKTAFGTGHHPTTALCLEVLSNLHRQGAVTRGQRFLDVGTGSGILGIGAAKLGLTGVGVDIDPLAIENANENAALNEVADVFQLAEGSLSALRTADPSGEWAFEERPENAAGFAHTAETFVARDAVSELVGEERFDMVFANILAGPLVALADRIAARVAPGGALILSGLLTTQAEQVRAAYEPLLGPCNEQVSGEWVALYWQLPE from the coding sequence ATGACAGCTTCGGATCAGCAGTACATCCAGCGCGTCGACATCGTCGCGCCCATGGACATGGACGACCTCGTTACGGCCGAGCTCTTTGACGAGGCACCATTCGGCTGGGAAGAGACCGACCTGGCCGACGGCTTCAAGCGTTTCCGGCTCCACTTCGAGAAAGAGGAGCACGCCAACCGCGTGGCCAACCACCTCCGCGCGCTTTGGACCAACGTGTCCGTGGCTGTGGAGGCTGTGCCGCGCCGCGACTGGGCCCTGGCCTGGCGTGAGTACTTCAACGCAGTCACCTGCGGCGAGGACTTCATCATTGTGGCCCCGTGGATGGCCGAGGAAGCCGAGCAGGGCAGGGTGGTCGGCCGCATCCCGATCATCATCGAGCCCAAGACGGCTTTCGGCACCGGACACCATCCCACAACCGCTCTCTGTCTGGAGGTGCTCTCCAATCTGCACCGGCAGGGCGCCGTGACAAGGGGGCAGCGCTTTCTGGACGTGGGCACGGGCTCCGGCATCCTGGGCATCGGCGCGGCCAAGCTGGGCCTTACCGGCGTGGGCGTGGACATCGACCCCCTGGCCATCGAGAACGCGAACGAGAACGCCGCGCTGAATGAGGTGGCCGACGTGTTCCAGCTCGCCGAGGGCTCGCTCTCGGCCTTGCGCACGGCCGATCCCTCCGGGGAGTGGGCCTTTGAGGAGCGGCCGGAGAACGCGGCCGGGTTCGCGCACACGGCAGAGACCTTCGTGGCGCGCGACGCCGTGTCCGAGCTGGTGGGCGAGGAGCGCTTCGACATGGTATTCGCCAACATCCTGGCCGGACCGCTGGTGGCCCTGGCCGACCGCATCGCCGCGCGCGTGGCCCCGGGCGGCGCGCTCATCCTCTCGGGTCTGCTCACCACCCAGGCCGAGCAGGTCCGCGCAGCCTACGAACCGCTGCTCGGCCCGTGCAACGAGCAGGTGAGCGGGGAGTGGGTGGCGCTGTACTGGCAGCTGCCCGAATAA
- a CDS encoding amino acid ABC transporter permease — protein MRWDVVVNNFDYLLWGPFPQGPLGGLALSIVLAIGGIFGAFWLGLVVGLLRISRNRLARWAAMVYIEIIRGIPILMMIFWFYFLAPVVLGRSLPEFWSALVAFIIFTSAYIAEIVRAGVTALPKGQTEAARGSGLTHLQAMRYVILPQALRNMIPSFVNQFVSLTKDTSLAYIIGVLELTRAATQINNRTLIAPTEIFATIAVMYFVICYALTSASRRLEKQLSRYQARGR, from the coding sequence ATGCGTTGGGATGTTGTCGTGAACAACTTCGACTACCTCCTCTGGGGCCCGTTCCCCCAGGGGCCTCTGGGTGGTCTCGCACTCTCCATCGTTCTCGCCATCGGCGGCATCTTCGGTGCGTTCTGGCTGGGCCTCGTCGTCGGCCTGCTGCGCATCTCCCGCAACAGATTGGCGCGCTGGGCGGCCATGGTCTACATCGAGATCATCCGCGGCATACCGATCCTGATGATGATCTTCTGGTTCTACTTCCTGGCGCCGGTCGTTCTGGGCCGTAGCCTGCCGGAGTTCTGGTCCGCGCTCGTCGCTTTCATCATCTTCACCTCGGCCTACATCGCCGAGATCGTGCGCGCCGGCGTGACGGCCCTGCCCAAAGGACAGACCGAGGCCGCCCGCGGCTCTGGCCTGACGCATCTCCAGGCCATGCGCTACGTCATCCTGCCACAGGCGTTGCGCAATATGATCCCGTCCTTCGTCAACCAGTTCGTCAGCCTGACCAAGGACACCTCCCTGGCCTACATCATCGGCGTGCTCGAGCTCACCCGCGCCGCCACGCAGATCAACAACCGCACCCTGATCGCGCCCACGGAAATATTCGCCACCATCGCGGTCATGTACTTCGTTATCTGCTACGCCCTCACATCGGCCAGCCGGCGGCTGGAGAAGCAGCTCTCCCGGTATCAGGCGCGCGGCCGCTAG
- a CDS encoding amino acid ABC transporter permease — protein sequence MNYDFNWGLVLSGEYGQWIVQGVITTLQISAISIVFSMLLGTIIAVFRLSQIKPLEWFSIAFTEFFRNTPLLVQIFFWYFGSDAVLPKAVNQWLYKQNFEFAAGVIALTVYTSAFIAEEIRSGIFSIPKTQLESSRATGLSFIQAMRYVILPQAFRIIIPPLISQFLNLIKNSSLCMTIGVMELTYMARQIESYTFHGFEAFTVATLIYLFISLIVSFAVNQYNKYFLKQYSW from the coding sequence ATGAATTACGATTTTAACTGGGGCCTCGTCCTTTCCGGCGAGTATGGGCAGTGGATTGTCCAGGGTGTGATCACCACCCTGCAGATATCCGCAATCTCCATCGTTTTCTCCATGCTGCTGGGGACGATCATCGCGGTCTTCCGCCTGTCCCAGATCAAGCCGCTGGAATGGTTCAGCATCGCCTTTACCGAGTTTTTCCGGAACACGCCGCTGCTCGTTCAGATTTTCTTCTGGTACTTCGGGTCGGACGCCGTGCTGCCCAAGGCCGTGAACCAATGGCTGTACAAGCAGAACTTCGAGTTCGCCGCCGGCGTCATCGCGCTCACGGTCTACACCTCGGCCTTTATCGCCGAGGAGATCCGCTCCGGCATCTTCTCCATCCCCAAGACGCAGCTGGAGAGCTCCCGCGCAACAGGCCTTTCGTTCATCCAGGCCATGCGCTACGTCATTCTGCCGCAGGCGTTCCGGATCATCATACCGCCGCTCATCTCGCAGTTCCTGAACCTCATCAAGAACTCGTCGCTCTGCATGACCATCGGCGTCATGGAGCTCACCTACATGGCGCGGCAGATCGAGTCCTATACGTTCCACGGCTTCGAGGCGTTTACCGTGGCCACGCTCATCTACCTGTTCATTTCCCTGATCGTGAGCTTTGCGGTGAACCAGTACAATAAATATTTCCTCAAGCAGTACAGTTGGTAA
- a CDS encoding ABC transporter substrate-binding protein, translating into MLKRLICMMVVVSFVIGLAAVASADRLEEIKERGTLICGVKDAVVPFGFVDEKTNQIVGFDVDMCDYIAKDIGVKPELKPVTSATRIPMVSQGSIDLAIATMTHKFERDDVIDFSITYFMDGQKILVAKDGDVKSVADLAGKKVGTAKGSTSEKNIKDAQPDCTVISFEGYPQAFLALKQGKVAAVTTDSTILLGLKNSDENPDNWVIAGDFISAEPYGIGLPENESNFRDEVNLALNKMWKSGDYEKIYNKWFGKDSKYYLPLDWKMELWP; encoded by the coding sequence ATGTTGAAACGTCTTATCTGCATGATGGTCGTCGTGAGCTTTGTTATCGGTCTCGCGGCTGTGGCCTCCGCCGACAGGCTCGAGGAGATCAAGGAGCGCGGCACGCTCATCTGCGGCGTCAAGGACGCTGTCGTCCCCTTTGGTTTCGTGGACGAGAAGACCAATCAGATCGTCGGCTTCGATGTGGACATGTGCGACTACATCGCCAAGGACATCGGCGTGAAGCCCGAGCTCAAGCCCGTCACCTCCGCCACTCGCATCCCCATGGTCTCCCAGGGCTCTATCGACTTGGCCATTGCGACCATGACCCACAAGTTCGAGCGTGACGACGTCATCGACTTCTCCATCACCTACTTCATGGATGGCCAGAAGATCCTCGTGGCCAAGGACGGCGACGTCAAGTCCGTGGCCGATCTCGCCGGCAAGAAGGTCGGCACCGCCAAGGGCTCCACCTCCGAGAAGAACATCAAGGACGCCCAGCCCGACTGCACCGTGATCTCCTTTGAAGGCTACCCGCAGGCCTTCCTGGCCCTCAAGCAGGGCAAGGTCGCGGCCGTGACCACCGACTCCACCATTCTGCTCGGCCTCAAGAACTCCGACGAGAACCCCGACAACTGGGTCATCGCCGGCGACTTCATCTCCGCCGAGCCCTACGGCATCGGCCTGCCCGAGAACGAGTCCAACTTCCGCGACGAAGTGAACCTCGCCCTCAACAAGATGTGGAAGAGCGGCGACTACGAGAAGATCTACAACAAGTGGTTCGGCAAGGACAGCAAGTACTACCTGCCGCTCGACTGGAAGATGGAGCTGTGGCCGTAA
- a CDS encoding amino acid ABC transporter ATP-binding protein: MAMIDCQDVHKWFGDFHVLQGISQSVERGEVLVICGPSGSGKSTFIRCINRLEEFQKGHILLEEKDIHSKDFNINELRAEIGIVFQQFNLYPHLTVLKNITLAPVKVRGRDRKSAVTQAMELLERVGIVEQANKYPAELSGGQQQRVAIARALAMRPKVMLFDEPTSALDPEMINEVLNVMKDLARDGMTMLCVTHEMGFAREVADKVIFMDGGQIVEQGPPNEFFSNPRHERTKAFLKEIL, encoded by the coding sequence ATGGCCATGATCGACTGCCAAGACGTGCATAAATGGTTCGGGGACTTTCACGTGCTTCAGGGGATTTCACAATCCGTGGAGCGCGGCGAAGTGCTCGTCATCTGTGGCCCGTCCGGCTCCGGAAAGTCCACATTCATCCGGTGCATAAATCGACTCGAGGAGTTCCAGAAGGGCCATATCCTTCTGGAAGAAAAGGATATCCATTCCAAAGACTTCAACATCAACGAGCTGCGCGCCGAAATCGGCATCGTTTTCCAGCAGTTCAACCTCTATCCGCATCTCACGGTCCTCAAGAATATAACGCTGGCACCCGTCAAGGTGCGCGGCCGCGACAGAAAGTCCGCCGTGACCCAGGCCATGGAGCTTCTGGAGCGCGTGGGTATTGTGGAGCAGGCCAATAAATACCCGGCCGAGCTCTCCGGCGGCCAGCAGCAGCGCGTGGCCATTGCCCGCGCCCTGGCCATGCGGCCCAAGGTCATGCTTTTTGACGAGCCCACATCGGCCCTGGACCCGGAGATGATCAACGAGGTGCTCAACGTCATGAAGGACCTGGCCCGTGACGGCATGACCATGCTCTGCGTGACCCACGAGATGGGCTTCGCGCGCGAGGTCGCCGACAAGGTCATCTTCATGGACGGCGGCCAGATTGTGGAGCAGGGCCCGCCCAACGAGTTCTTCTCCAATCCCAGGCACGAGCGTACCAAGGCATTCCTTAAAGAAATATTGTAG